The Lycium ferocissimum isolate CSIRO_LF1 chromosome 1, AGI_CSIRO_Lferr_CH_V1, whole genome shotgun sequence genome includes a region encoding these proteins:
- the LOC132061117 gene encoding uncharacterized protein LOC132061117 encodes MESEEHQHPKRSKPSNNSQFPSTSMHDSILKNPILSRELITEILLRLPKEIPLEIQRLVLTQHKFVLTPVHEYQYNLESCSLSSLLNNDSVIESFDFDYPMNNPYKNVWVIGSINGLICLAIAFTDLFIWNPSIRKFKKLPDPTPIGRPACFKYDSGYDECRDDYKFRRVSKSWLALISSPEFVKTRLSISADNKDYTHHSTQALWKFKKLHDSRPTLMRLDWHVDGFSYDEFHNDYKVCLRGVVPLDRDRTKSGGWGELTLEIVVHVNL; translated from the exons ATGGAATCTGAGGAACATCAACACCCAAAACGAAGCAAACCCTCTAATAATTCTCAATTTCCATCAACTTCAATGCATGATTCAATCTTGAAAAACCCTATTCTGTCACGAGAACTCATCACTGAAATCCTCTTGAGGCTACCAAAGGAAATCCCTCTTGAAATTCAG AGACTTGTGTTGACACAACACAAGTTTGTATTGACTCCTGTTCATGAATATCAATACAATCTTGAGAGTTGTTCTCTTAGCTCTTTACTTAATAATGACTCTGTGATTGAGTCATTTGACTTTGATTATCCCATGAATAACCCCTACAAAAATGTTTGGGTTATTGGTTCCATCAATGGATTGATTTGTCTCGCCATTGCATTCACTGACTTATTTATATGGAATCCTTctattagaaagttcaagaaattgcCTGATCCTACACCTATTGGTAGACCTGCTTGTTTCAAATATGATTCTGGATATGATGAGTGTCGTGATGATTATAAG TTCAGGCGAGTTTCAAAGTCTTGGCTTGCTTTAATCTCTAGCCCTGAATTTGTCAAAACCCGTCTTAGTATATCTGCTGATAACAAAGATTACACACACCATTCAACTCAGGCACTCTG GAAGTTCAAGAAATTGCATGATTCTAGACCTACATTAATGAGGCTTGATTGGCACGTAGATGGTTTCAGCTATGATGAGTTTCATAATGATTATAAAGTG TGTTTAAGGGGTGTTGTGCCTCTAGACAGAGATAGAACAAAGAGCGGCGGATGGGGTGAACTTACTCTAGAAATTGTGGTGCACGTGAACTTGTGA
- the LOC132061124 gene encoding F-box/kelch-repeat protein At3g23880-like, with protein MEWYASVQHPGRSKLAKYSQVPSISMQDSILTIPTLPVELVTEILLRLPVKSLLQFRCVSKSWLDLLSSPEFIKSHLNLSANNKDNTHHRLMLSYPCTYNFKDWSLRSLLYESDVMEAPDLKWPMKNPPNPFCFTDSVNGLICLIDGSKDLFLWNPSIRKYKKLPDFRTNSRDVVRYTYCDGHSHDVEVNIYSLKSDSWRNIHYLRDGMIFSLPGKFVNGKLYWATFFNGEHPKNSNCPLCEDRNIISIDLVDEKLEKVEQPSYGEGDNDLRLGVLGNDLSVYINNEGKHVSLWVMKKCWTKMFTIKYANYPSSYALPFFMSNKGEIVVGFKSTLMIYNPNDDSLRPAIIKCDGWWYAEIYVESLVSPFSIGGTANAKKTHADKAQIKTIK; from the exons ATGGAATGGTACGCCTCCGTTCAACACCCAGGACGCAGCAAACTCGCAAAATATTCTCAAGTTCCATCAATTTCAATGCAAGATTCAATCTTGACAATTCCTACTCTACCAGTAGAACTCGTCACTGAAATCCTTTTAAGGCTTCCAGTAAAATCTCTCTTGCAATTTAGGTGCGTTTCAAAATCTTGGCTTGATTTACTCTCTAGTCCTGAATTTATCAAGTCCCATCTCAACTTATCAGCTAATAACAAGGACAACACTCACCATAGGCTCATGTTGAGTTATCCTTGTACGTACAATTTTAAGGATTGGTCTCTTAGGTCTTTACTTTATGAGTCTGATGTGATGGAGGCACCTGACTTGAAGTGGCCCATGAAAAACCCCCCAAACCCTTTTTGTTTTACGGATTCTGTCAACGGATTGATTTGTCTTATTGATGGGTCAAAAGATTTGTTTCTATGGAATCCATCCATTAGAAAGTACAAGAAATTGCCTGATTTTAGAACTAATTCGAGGGAT GTAGTGAGATATACTTACTGTGATGGTCATTCACATGATGTTGAGGTCAACATATATAGTCTAAAGAGTGATTCTTGGAGAAACATCCATTATCTTCGAGATGGGATGATATTCTCTCTTCCGGGTAAGTTTGTCAATGGGAAACTATATTGGGCTACGTTTTTCAATGGGGAACATCCTAAAAATAGCAATTGTCCTCTGTGTGAGGACCGTAACATAATTTCTATTGATTTGGTCGACGAGAAATTGGAAAAGGTGGAGCAGCCATCCTATGGAGAAGGAGATAATGATTTGCGACTAGGAGTGTTGGGCAATGATCTTTCTGTCTATATTAATAACGAGGGAAAACATGTATCTCTTTGGGTTATGAAAAAATGTTGGACAAAGATGTTTACCATCAAGTATGCTAATTATCCATCTTCGTATGCTCTTCCATTTTTCATGTCAAATAAAGGTGAAATTGTGGTTGGATTTAAATCAACTCTCATGATATACAATCCAAATGATGACTCGCTCCGTCCTGCGATTATTAAGTGTGATGGCTGGTGGTACGCGGAAATCTATGTTGAAAGCCTAGTTTCTCCTTTTTCCATCGGAGGGACTGCTAATGCAAAAAAAACACATGCGGACAAAGCTCAGATCAAGACAATCAAGTAA
- the LOC132061134 gene encoding uncharacterized protein LOC132061134, with translation MPILQPELITEILLRVPVKFLLKFRSVSKSWLALIISPEFIQEHFSVSADNKECTHHRLMMKVDQPNNNLKDCSLRSLLYDEFVIEASTFDIPGEIPVNLSGLWGSMYNFNYQHGSLPLLEVKVYSLKSDSWRSMEDFEDGVRFRNSGLFLNGKLHWTTSCGLGEHSPRGPRGIVSIDMVDEKWGKEYGVKECWTKMYTIKCPSDLETCFLSPSCYMSKKGEILVVCGTYRMIHNQEDTPLVIKKIYNPKDDSIRYAAVTNLRITEIYIESLVCPLPQNQPRIFQKRRLQMLR, from the exons ATGCCTATTCTTCAACCAGAACTCATCACTGAAATCCTCTTAAGGGTTCCAGTCAAATTCCTTTTGAAATTCAGGTCTGTTTCAAAATCTTGGCTTGCTTTAATAATTAGCCCTGAATTTATCCAGGAACATTTTAGTGTATCTGCTGATAACAAGGAATGCACTCACCATAGGCTCATGATGAAAGTGGATCAACCTAATAACAATCTTAAGGACTGTTCTCTTAGATCTTTGCTTTATGATGAATTTGTTATTGAGGCATCTACCTTTGATATCCCAGGAGAAATTCCAGTGAATCTTTCGGGGTTGTGGG GTAGTATGTATAATTTCAATTACCAGCATGGTAGTTTGCCTCTTCTTGAGGTCAAAGTATATAGTTTAAAGAGTGATTCTTGGAGAAGTATGGAGGATTTTGAGGATGGGGTGCGCTTCAGGAATTCGGGTCTGTTTTTAAATGGGAAACTTCATTGGACTACTTCTTGTGGTCTTGGCGAGCATAGTCCTCGAGGGCCTCGGGGCATCGTCTCTATTGATATGGTTGATGAGAAATGGGGAAAG GAGTATGGGGTTAAAGAGTGTTGGACAAAAATGTATACCATCAAATGTCCCAGTGATCTTGAGACTTGTTTTCTTTCCCCTTCATGTTACATGTCAAAGAAAGGTGAAATTCTGGTTGTTTGTGGAACATATCGGATGATACACAATCAAGAGGATACACCATTGGTTATCAAAAAGATATACAATCCAAAGGATGATTCGATTAGATATGCAGCGGTTACAAACTTACGCATAACGGAAATCTACATTGAGAGCCTTGTCTGTCCTCTTCCACAAAACCAACCAAGGATTTTTCAAAAACGAAGGCTGCAGATGCTCAGATGA
- the LOC132061142 gene encoding F-box/kelch-repeat protein At3g23880-like — protein MQDSIFTIPILPPELIAEILARLLVKSLLKFRFVSKSWLGLISSPEFIKTHLSISANNKECTHHRLMMEVNQPNNKLKECSLSSLIYDESVIEASDLDYTMKNSGGYFRVVGFVNGLICLEGGTRNLFLWNPTIKKYKELPYYIRILKRNTKAIYGFGYDEFHDDYKVVCGLSIYQHGNLPLVEVKVYSLKSDSWKSMDDFEDGVRFRNSGPFLNGKLHWTTSCGLGKYSPRGPWGIISIDMADEKWEKIEPPCHGKKEEFGFALGVLGNNLSVLYMNYLIRINLWVTKEYGIKESWTKMYTIKCLSDLETCFHFPSCYMSKKGEILVLYGTYGMIHNQEDTPSVIKKIYNPKDDSISYTKVTNLWMTEIYIESLVCPLPQNQPRI, from the coding sequence ATGCAAGATTCAATCTTTACAATCCCTATTTTGCCGCCAGAACTCATCGCTGAAATCCTAGCAAGGCTTCTAGTGAAATCCCTCTTGAAATTCAGGTTTGTTTCAAAATCTTGGCTTGGTTTAATCTCTAGTCCTGAATTTATCAAGACTCATCTCAGTATATCTGCTAATAACAAGGAGTGCACTCACCATAGGCTCATGATGGAAGTGAATCAACCTAATAACAAGCTTAAGGAATGTTCTCTTAGCTCTTTGATTTATGATGAATCTGTTATTGAGGCATCTGACTTGGATTATACCATGAAAAACTCTGGTGGATATTTCCGAGTTGTGGGGTTTGTCAACGGATTGATTTGTCTTGAAGGTGGGACAAGAAACTTGTTTCTATGGAATCCAACAATCAAAAAGTACAAGGAATTGCCTTATTATATACGTATATTGAAGCGTAATACCAAAGCCATATATGGTTTTGGTTATGATGAGTTTCATGATGATTATAAGGTAGTATGTGGATTATCAATTTACCAACATGGCAATTTGCCTCTTGTTGAGGTAAAAGTATATAGTCTAAAGAGTGATTCTTGGAAAAGCATGGATGATTTTGAGGATGGGGTACGCTTCAGGAATTCGGGTCCATTTTTAAATGGGAAACTTCATTGGACTACTTCTTGTGGTCTTGGCAAGTATAGTCCTCGAGGGCCTTGGGGCATCATCTCTATTGATATGGCTGATGAGAAATGGGAAAAGATAGAGCCGCCTTGCcatggaaaaaaagaagagtttGGTTTTGCGCTAGGAGTGTTGGGAAATAATCTTTCTGTACTCTATATGAACTACCTCATTCGCATAAATTTGTGGGTTACGAAGGAGTATGGGATTAAAGAGTCTTGGACAAAAATGTATACCATCAAATGTCTCAGTGATCTCGAGACTTgttttcatttcccatcatgTTACATGTCAAAGAAAGGTGAAATTCTGGTTCTTTATGGAACATATGGGATGATACACAATCAAGAGGATACACCATcggttatcaaaaaaatatacaatCCAAAGGATGATTCGATTAGTTATACAAAGGTTACAAACTTATGGATGACGGAAATCTACATTGAAAGCCTTGTCTGTCCCCTTCCACAAAACCAACCAAGGATTTAG